A single window of Methanofastidiosum sp. DNA harbors:
- a CDS encoding TrkH family potassium uptake protein, whose product MRTRTVLKIIGRLLMMIAVSMIFPVIWAFYYGEEELLVFIVSIAITFLFGYVLSEIKEKGEGLRLIEGLGVVSLGWAAISAFGALPFYLSGTLGYLDAYFETMSGFTTTGATVIVNIDILPKSILFWRAMTQWIGGMGIIVLAVAILPALSIGGMQMFNAESPGPKLDKLKPQIRETAKILYGVYLIFTGAEILLLIAGGMGFFDASCHTFCTLATGGFSTRNASVAYYNSPFIEGVIVIFMFLSGANFMLHYSALRGKLDYFKNKEFLFYTLILISSILIMTADLRYSVFNNLSDAFRYSSFQATSIMTTTGFTTNNFDAYPALSRVLLIVLMFVGGCAASTGGGIKNIRVLIILKYFYREIYQFIHPNAILSIKVGEDTIPEDVLKGIIAFFIGYMIIFILSTIIVTAYGIDIITAIASVAATLGNVGPGLGLVGPIYTYALLPNLIKIVLTFCMWVGRLEIFTVMVLFVPDFWKE is encoded by the coding sequence ATGCGAACTAGAACTGTTCTAAAGATTATAGGAAGATTACTAATGATGATAGCTGTTTCGATGATATTCCCCGTAATATGGGCATTTTATTATGGAGAAGAAGAATTGCTCGTATTTATTGTTTCGATAGCGATAACATTTTTATTTGGATACGTTTTAAGTGAAATCAAAGAAAAAGGCGAAGGGCTAAGACTAATTGAAGGTTTAGGTGTTGTATCCTTAGGATGGGCTGCAATTTCAGCCTTTGGAGCCCTTCCTTTTTATCTATCGGGAACATTAGGATACCTTGATGCATACTTTGAAACAATGTCTGGTTTCACGACAACTGGTGCAACAGTTATTGTTAATATTGACATATTACCAAAATCAATTCTCTTTTGGAGGGCAATGACACAGTGGATTGGAGGCATGGGGATCATTGTTCTTGCAGTGGCAATTCTCCCCGCACTTTCTATTGGAGGAATGCAAATGTTTAATGCAGAATCTCCAGGCCCAAAACTTGACAAATTGAAACCACAAATAAGAGAAACTGCAAAGATATTATATGGGGTCTATCTTATTTTTACGGGTGCAGAAATCCTTCTTTTAATTGCAGGAGGTATGGGATTTTTTGATGCTTCTTGTCACACTTTTTGTACTCTCGCAACTGGAGGATTTTCAACAAGGAATGCAAGCGTTGCATATTATAACAGTCCTTTTATTGAAGGAGTTATAGTAATATTTATGTTTTTATCTGGTGCCAACTTTATGCTTCATTATTCTGCATTAAGGGGAAAGCTAGATTACTTCAAAAACAAAGAATTTTTATTTTATACTTTAATTCTAATATCTTCAATTCTTATAATGACTGCAGATTTAAGATACAGCGTCTTTAATAATTTGAGTGATGCTTTTAGGTACTCTTCTTTCCAAGCTACTAGTATAATGACCACTACCGGATTTACAACAAATAATTTTGATGCTTATCCGGCTCTTTCAAGGGTATTATTGATTGTTCTGATGTTCGTTGGGGGCTGTGCGGCTTCAACAGGTGGAGGAATTAAAAATATTAGAGTCCTAATAATATTAAAATATTTTTACAGAGAGATTTATCAATTTATCCATCCAAATGCAATTTTATCTATTAAAGTTGGAGAGGATACAATTCCCGAGGATGTTCTTAAAGGTATTATAGCCTTTTTTATAGGATATATGATAATTTTTATTCTTTCAACGATAATTGTCACTGCATATGGAATTGATATAATAACGGCCATAGCGAGTGTTGCTGCGACTCTAGGTAATGTTGGCCCAGGTCTAGGGCTTGTCGGACCTATATATACATACGCATTATTGCCTAATTTAATAAAAATAGTACTTACCTTCTGTATGTGGGTCGGAAGGCTTGAAATATTCACAGTAATGGTTCTTTTTGTACCTGATTTTTGGAAAGAATGA
- a CDS encoding TrkH family potassium uptake protein gives MRLNPVLHILGQLLQMVGISMIIPLLWGIYYHEAESYIFLICFLITLLTGSSLKLIFKEEDIRLIEGFGVVSFCWIIIPIFGALPFYLSGELSFIDAYFEAISGFTTTGASVINNIEILPKCILFWRSFTHWLGGIGIVVLALIILPALSVGGRQIFLPEPSGPKLDKLKPQVREVGKIIYGIYILFTGIQIVLLTIAGMTLFDASCHSFAALATGGFSTKNASIGFYNSSLIEGIIILFMFLGATSFSLHYAALKGKINYLKDNEFILYFSILAFSILIVTLDITYQLHENILLAFRHAIFNVISISSTTGYATTDFNLWPDLSKLILIILMLIGGCAGGTAGAMKVLRVLLLIKIGLRELYKIIHPNAIFQIKFNGKIISEDILHGVGGFYFFYMVTFGLCSLIMLGFGNDFLTSISSVAATLGGVGPGFSLVGPMATYSFLHPIAKLVLCFCMLAGRLELFTLFVLFVPSYWRE, from the coding sequence ATGAGATTAAATCCAGTTTTGCATATACTAGGACAACTTCTCCAGATGGTTGGAATCTCAATGATAATTCCCCTACTGTGGGGAATATACTATCACGAAGCTGAATCTTACATATTTTTAATTTGTTTTTTAATTACATTATTAACTGGTTCTTCTTTAAAATTAATTTTCAAAGAGGAGGATATTAGACTGATTGAAGGATTTGGAGTCGTTTCTTTTTGCTGGATAATAATTCCTATTTTTGGCGCTCTTCCATTTTATCTCTCGGGAGAATTAAGTTTTATTGATGCATATTTTGAAGCAATATCTGGATTTACAACAACAGGCGCTTCTGTTATTAACAATATAGAAATATTGCCAAAATGCATTTTATTTTGGAGATCTTTTACCCACTGGTTAGGGGGTATAGGAATAGTTGTTCTTGCTTTGATAATACTACCCGCCCTTTCAGTTGGAGGCAGACAGATTTTTTTACCTGAACCGTCTGGACCAAAATTAGACAAATTAAAACCTCAAGTTAGAGAAGTTGGAAAAATTATATATGGAATATATATTTTGTTCACAGGCATCCAAATTGTTCTATTGACAATTGCGGGTATGACTCTTTTTGATGCATCTTGCCACTCTTTTGCAGCACTTGCAACTGGGGGCTTCTCAACTAAGAATGCAAGTATTGGATTTTATAATAGCTCATTAATTGAAGGGATAATAATTCTGTTTATGTTTCTTGGTGCAACAAGTTTCTCTCTGCACTATGCGGCGTTAAAAGGAAAGATAAATTACTTAAAAGATAATGAATTTATTTTATATTTCTCTATTTTGGCTTTTTCTATCCTCATCGTAACATTAGACATTACTTACCAACTACATGAAAATATTTTATTGGCTTTTAGACATGCCATATTTAATGTAATAAGTATATCTAGCACTACAGGGTATGCAACGACGGATTTTAATTTATGGCCTGATCTCTCAAAATTGATACTGATTATACTAATGCTAATAGGTGGGTGTGCCGGTGGAACGGCAGGTGCTATGAAAGTCTTAAGAGTACTTTTATTAATTAAAATAGGATTAAGAGAACTCTATAAAATTATACATCCCAATGCAATCTTCCAGATTAAATTTAATGGTAAAATAATATCTGAAGATATTCTTCATGGCGTAGGAGGATTTTATTTTTTCTACATGGTCACTTTTGGCTTATGTAGTTTAATCATGCTTGGCTTTGGCAATGATTTTCTAACTTCTATTTCTTCCGTTGCTGCCACTTTAGGGGGGGTAGGGCCGGGATTTAGCCTTGTTGGGCCGATGGCTACATATAGTTTTTTACATCCAATTGCTAAACTTGTTCTGTGCTTCTGTATGTTAGCGGGAAGGCTTGAGTTATTTACATTGTTCGTATTATTTGTTCCAAGTTACTGGAGAGAGTAA
- a CDS encoding TetR/AcrR family transcriptional regulator, producing the protein MPKVFPDYREEAKNRIVKESVKFFSEKGYHKTKMAEIAEGLGVSKGAIYQYFNSKEELFLEVIKYYVEYTQKELVSFLDLKEPQNISTDEFFDIMFNIEQSQSVENLNLLDRLFPPLDFNLAISELMTSNPSLKKEMTKYYKDSIKLMADYFEDYKKRGVIKKNLDTFSLSMGIASLQDGLMAAIQMGIEISEIRKTWKEITEMMLKSALVD; encoded by the coding sequence ATGCCCAAAGTATTTCCAGATTACAGAGAAGAAGCTAAGAACAGAATAGTAAAAGAATCTGTAAAGTTCTTTTCTGAAAAAGGATACCACAAAACTAAGATGGCAGAAATCGCCGAAGGTCTTGGTGTCAGTAAAGGAGCAATATACCAGTATTTTAACAGTAAGGAAGAACTGTTTTTAGAGGTAATCAAATATTACGTTGAATACACTCAGAAAGAGTTAGTATCGTTCCTAGATTTAAAGGAGCCTCAAAATATATCCACGGATGAATTTTTTGATATTATGTTTAACATTGAGCAATCGCAATCAGTTGAGAATCTTAATCTTTTAGACAGATTATTCCCGCCTCTTGATTTTAATCTAGCTATCTCTGAGCTAATGACCAGTAACCCTTCTCTGAAGAAAGAAATGACAAAGTACTATAAAGATTCAATTAAATTAATGGCTGATTACTTTGAAGACTATAAAAAAAGAGGAGTTATCAAAAAAAACTTGGATACATTCTCCCTATCTATGGGGATAGCATCTCTCCAAGATGGGCTCATGGCTGCAATACAAATGGGGATAGAAATATCAGAAATAAGAAAAACCTGGAAAGAAATCACTGAAATGATGTTAAAAAGTGCTTTGGTAGATTAG
- a CDS encoding ABC transporter ATP-binding protein gives MLRVVNLGAEVEGNPILDHVNLYIKEGQTYVLFGPNGNGKTSLLMTLIGNPAFQITYGRVMFKGQDINDLTTDQRVKMGMGISFQNPPKVSGVKLIDMLLNCAKQSGTDQNKIYEYAQMLNMEKFLNRSLNVGFSGGEVKRSEILQLLTLNPDLVLFDEPDSGVDLENIALIGNAMGELLHRKKSKDDRKKSGLIITHQGHILDYVDADYGLILYKGMVACMGDPYDMLEEISKKGYEGCVEKCLKGFQNSRRM, from the coding sequence ATGTTGAGAGTTGTAAATCTTGGAGCCGAGGTAGAAGGCAATCCTATCCTTGATCATGTGAATCTGTACATAAAGGAAGGTCAGACTTATGTTCTTTTTGGACCAAATGGCAATGGAAAGACATCTCTTTTAATGACCTTAATTGGAAATCCTGCATTTCAAATAACTTATGGCAGGGTCATGTTTAAAGGCCAGGATATTAATGACCTAACAACTGACCAGAGAGTTAAAATGGGCATGGGCATTAGTTTTCAGAACCCCCCCAAGGTAAGTGGCGTTAAGTTAATTGATATGTTACTTAACTGTGCAAAGCAGAGTGGTACAGACCAGAATAAGATCTATGAATATGCTCAAATGCTAAATATGGAAAAATTCTTGAATAGGAGTTTAAACGTTGGGTTTTCTGGAGGGGAAGTAAAGCGTTCTGAAATACTTCAACTATTGACTTTAAATCCAGACTTAGTATTATTTGACGAACCAGACAGTGGGGTCGATTTAGAAAACATCGCTTTGATTGGAAATGCAATGGGCGAACTACTCCACAGAAAAAAGAGTAAAGACGATAGGAAAAAATCTGGACTTATTATTACTCATCAGGGACATATTCTAGATTATGTTGATGCAGACTATGGGCTAATTCTTTACAAGGGCATGGTCGCATGCATGGGCGATCCTTATGATATGCTCGAAGAAATAAGTAAGAAAGGTTACGAGGGGTGTGTTGAAAAATGCCTGAAAGGATTCCAAAACTCGAGAAGGATGTAA
- a CDS encoding DUF2179 domain-containing protein, with amino-acid sequence MDMMFWLLPLLIFLARVLDVSLGTMRIIFVSKNLKKLAPIVGFFEVFIWINVIGQVMQNVNSIIHYLAYAAGFAAGNYVGIVIEERLAVGHVIARIITKENTDKIIDFLRKEKCGVTIVDAYGKKGEVKILFTVIKRKKLEPIYEAIDKYAPNSFVSIEDVKSVSKEEFVGIPLKKKRFMGTFRSLRKGK; translated from the coding sequence ATGGATATGATGTTCTGGCTATTACCCCTACTAATCTTTCTTGCAAGAGTGCTAGATGTTAGTCTTGGCACTATGAGAATCATATTTGTATCAAAGAATCTTAAGAAACTTGCACCTATTGTTGGGTTTTTTGAAGTATTTATCTGGATTAATGTTATTGGCCAAGTCATGCAGAATGTCAATAGCATAATACATTATTTGGCATACGCTGCTGGCTTTGCAGCGGGAAATTATGTTGGAATAGTAATAGAAGAGAGGCTTGCCGTTGGACATGTAATTGCAAGAATAATTACTAAAGAGAATACCGATAAGATCATTGATTTCTTAAGAAAAGAAAAATGTGGTGTCACAATTGTTGATGCATATGGCAAAAAAGGTGAAGTAAAGATATTATTTACTGTCATAAAAAGAAAGAAACTTGAGCCTATATACGAAGCTATCGATAAGTATGCGCCAAATTCCTTTGTTTCAATTGAAGATGTCAAATCCGTAAGCAAAGAAGAATTTGTAGGAATCCCCTTAAAGAAAAAGCGATTTATGGGAACCTTTAGATCTTTAAGAAAAGGCAAGTGA
- a CDS encoding Rid family detoxifying hydrolase, with the protein MKKVLKTTNAPSPVGPYSQGVLAGDFVFVSGQIPIQKSGELILDNIEKATEVVLDNIEAILKEENLSLEDIVKSEVYLKDIGNFDKFNKIYEKRLTSTIKPARVTVEVSKLPKNSDIEISCIAYKNKK; encoded by the coding sequence ATGAAAAAAGTACTAAAAACTACCAATGCCCCATCTCCAGTTGGGCCATATTCGCAAGGGGTACTTGCAGGGGATTTTGTATTTGTTTCAGGCCAAATCCCGATTCAGAAATCCGGAGAACTTATTCTAGACAATATTGAAAAAGCAACAGAAGTTGTACTTGACAACATTGAAGCTATTCTAAAAGAAGAAAATCTTTCACTTGAAGATATTGTTAAATCAGAAGTATATCTTAAAGATATTGGAAATTTTGACAAATTTAATAAGATTTATGAGAAAAGACTTACCTCAACTATAAAACCAGCTAGAGTTACGGTAGAGGTATCAAAATTACCAAAAAACTCGGACATAGAAATATCCTGCATAGCATATAAAAATAAGAAATAA
- the dinB gene encoding DNA polymerase IV, translating to MTRIIMHVDLDSFYASLEENRNISIRGKPVVICVYSGRTEDSGAVSTSNYRARELGIKAGMPIILAKRIAKGKDVIFLPVDMTYYRETSERIMDLLEDESDIMEQVSIDEAYLDVTEMTKESWDRAVEIAKKIKVKIIFQEGLTASVGISSNKFVAKMASDSQKPNGLTIVKEGEIISFLEKLNVSKLHGIGEKTTSSLNELGIQTASDLASYDLKELEEIFGKNKAKLLHDKSLGVDESPVKPRDKKQLSRIGTLKEDTKDKNLILEKIVDLSKDIEQRIIKNNVSFRTVSLITIDTELKTQTKSETIPETKDTQKVVSVSKHLLEKYLEENVDKKLRRIGIRISNLEFSKNQKTLDEF from the coding sequence ATGACAAGGATAATAATGCATGTCGATCTTGACTCTTTTTATGCTTCTCTAGAAGAAAACAGAAATATTTCTATAAGAGGTAAACCCGTTGTCATATGCGTTTATTCTGGTAGGACTGAAGATAGTGGTGCTGTTAGTACTTCAAATTACAGAGCCAGAGAATTAGGGATAAAAGCAGGAATGCCGATTATACTCGCAAAGAGGATTGCAAAAGGGAAAGATGTAATATTTCTACCCGTTGATATGACTTATTACAGAGAAACATCCGAAAGAATAATGGATTTATTGGAAGATGAATCAGATATAATGGAACAGGTAAGTATTGACGAAGCTTATTTAGATGTTACAGAAATGACAAAAGAAAGTTGGGATAGGGCAGTTGAAATAGCAAAAAAGATAAAAGTAAAAATAATCTTTCAAGAAGGATTGACTGCATCAGTAGGCATATCTTCTAATAAGTTTGTTGCCAAGATGGCCTCAGATTCTCAAAAACCAAATGGATTAACTATTGTTAAAGAAGGGGAAATAATATCATTTTTAGAAAAACTAAATGTCTCAAAATTACATGGGATTGGAGAAAAGACAACTAGTTCCTTAAATGAGCTGGGCATTCAAACTGCAAGTGACCTTGCATCATATGATTTAAAAGAACTTGAGGAAATATTTGGTAAAAATAAGGCCAAATTACTTCACGATAAATCATTAGGTGTAGATGAGTCTCCCGTTAAACCTAGGGACAAGAAGCAACTTTCAAGAATAGGAACTTTAAAAGAAGATACAAAAGACAAAAATTTAATTTTGGAAAAGATAGTTGATTTATCAAAGGACATTGAACAGCGAATAATAAAAAACAATGTCTCATTTAGGACTGTATCCCTAATAACTATAGATACTGAATTAAAAACTCAAACAAAAAGTGAAACAATACCAGAAACGAAGGATACTCAAAAAGTTGTTTCCGTTTCTAAACATCTTCTTGAAAAATACCTTGAGGAAAACGTTGATAAAAAACTTAGAAGGATTGGAATAAGAATTTCAAACCTAGAATTTTCTAAAAACCAGAAAACTCTTGATGAATTCTAG
- a CDS encoding class I SAM-dependent methyltransferase, which yields MAHKFDVKEMHRLDSPERRKILPPEENLIKAGLKTKDIIIDIGCGIGYFSIPASIIIGNEGKVFSLDTSSEMLEELERRVYEKKIKNITPILSESYKFPLESNIGTFALMSNVLHEVDDKLSFLKETNRVLSNRGTLCIIEWQKKETERGPPLEDKLNASEIKDLLEKTNFKLSNSFPIGENFSAYISKKGSDELQKI from the coding sequence ATGGCCCACAAATTCGATGTAAAAGAAATGCATAGATTGGATTCCCCTGAAAGAAGAAAAATATTACCTCCTGAAGAAAATCTAATTAAAGCTGGCCTAAAAACTAAGGATATCATTATAGATATTGGATGTGGGATAGGTTATTTCTCTATACCTGCTTCAATAATTATAGGGAATGAAGGTAAAGTATTTTCTCTTGATACCTCTAGCGAAATGTTAGAAGAACTTGAAAGAAGGGTATATGAAAAAAAGATAAAAAATATAACACCAATTCTTTCAGAATCTTACAAATTTCCATTAGAATCTAATATTGGAACATTTGCTTTAATGTCAAATGTCCTTCATGAAGTTGATGACAAACTTAGCTTTCTAAAAGAAACAAATAGAGTTTTATCTAACCGAGGAACCCTCTGTATAATCGAATGGCAGAAAAAAGAAACTGAAAGAGGCCCACCATTAGAAGATAAACTCAATGCATCAGAAATAAAAGATTTATTAGAAAAAACAAATTTCAAACTAAGTAATAGCTTTCCAATAGGTGAGAATTTTTCTGCTTATATATCTAAGAAAGGATCAGATGAACTTCAAAAGATTTAA
- a CDS encoding 4Fe-4S binding protein: MENIPFSVRMLSKLFPLRFFFAKFTKLPLIGNVMDKMFFENDRLFYIPKDKVITINQKIDEDDSILIPSEILNYYIDRSKHHVIMNFCICRKSKKCEHYPQDFGCLFLGEAALNIDPKLGKLVTKNEAKEYVKKCREAGLVHLIGRNKLDSVWLKAKPPEKLLTICNCCECCCLWMMLPNLSNEIGSKVKKLSDLEIHVSEKCTGCKKCVEVCFVKAIEVHDTKAQINDNCRGCGRCVDVCKFNAITIYLAKNSLEDSISNISDTIELS; this comes from the coding sequence ATGGAGAATATTCCCTTTTCAGTCAGAATGCTTTCAAAACTATTTCCACTCAGATTCTTCTTTGCAAAATTTACTAAGTTACCTTTGATTGGAAACGTAATGGATAAAATGTTTTTTGAGAATGATAGACTCTTCTATATCCCAAAAGATAAAGTAATCACGATCAATCAGAAAATCGATGAAGATGACTCAATTTTAATTCCCTCTGAGATTTTAAATTATTATATAGATAGATCAAAGCATCACGTCATAATGAATTTCTGTATATGTAGAAAGTCGAAGAAATGTGAACATTACCCCCAAGACTTTGGTTGTCTGTTCCTTGGTGAGGCTGCATTAAATATAGACCCAAAACTTGGAAAACTGGTAACGAAAAATGAAGCAAAAGAATACGTAAAAAAATGTCGTGAAGCTGGACTTGTTCATTTAATTGGTCGAAATAAGCTAGATTCCGTATGGTTAAAGGCTAAGCCTCCAGAGAAGTTGCTTACAATATGCAACTGTTGTGAGTGCTGTTGTCTTTGGATGATGTTACCGAATCTCTCTAACGAAATCGGCTCTAAGGTAAAAAAGCTATCAGACCTTGAAATCCACGTATCTGAAAAATGTACAGGATGCAAAAAATGTGTTGAAGTTTGTTTTGTCAAGGCCATAGAAGTTCACGATACAAAGGCCCAAATAAACGATAATTGTAGAGGGTGTGGGCGATGCGTCGATGTGTGCAAATTTAATGCTATTACAATTTATCTTGCTAAAAACTCTTTAGAAGACTCTATTAGTAATATCTCTGATACTATAGAGTTATCCTAA
- a CDS encoding SufD family Fe-S cluster assembly protein, protein MPERIPKLEKDVKDKLEKVGIEMDKDKRSAIFLQVDQNVETSSSFASGIEMIGIKQALEKYDWLHDYFWKVVSKDKDEYTKEVDVEDVNGYFIRSLPGTKVDFPVEACLYLKSPKKQKVHNIIVAEEGSELNIISGCASHPGLTTGMHLGISEFYVKKNAKLSFTMIHNWENNIEVRPRSAAIVEDGGTYISNYIIMNPVKIVQMYPTVHLNGENSTAIMSSVMVAMEDSIIDTGSRVIIKGKGSSAEILSRAISKGGTIYSRGDIIGESPDAKGHLECMGMMLSEQGSIIAIPELEAKHPNVDLSHEAAIGKIAEEEIFYLMSRGFTRDEATAAIVRGFLDIEIKGLPIALKKKIDEAINLVENELI, encoded by the coding sequence ATGCCTGAAAGGATTCCAAAACTCGAGAAGGATGTAAAAGATAAGCTTGAAAAAGTCGGAATAGAAATGGATAAGGATAAGAGATCTGCAATATTTCTCCAAGTAGACCAAAATGTTGAAACATCTTCCAGTTTTGCGTCAGGCATAGAGATGATTGGAATCAAACAAGCTCTCGAAAAGTATGATTGGCTTCATGATTATTTCTGGAAAGTAGTTTCTAAAGATAAGGATGAATATACAAAAGAAGTTGACGTTGAAGATGTAAATGGATACTTTATCAGATCACTCCCGGGTACTAAGGTAGATTTTCCTGTTGAAGCTTGTCTATACCTAAAATCTCCCAAGAAACAGAAAGTCCATAATATAATTGTCGCTGAAGAAGGGTCCGAACTCAATATAATATCTGGGTGTGCCTCACACCCTGGACTTACAACAGGTATGCATCTTGGTATATCTGAATTTTATGTTAAAAAGAATGCAAAACTGTCCTTCACAATGATTCATAATTGGGAAAATAACATTGAAGTTAGACCAAGAAGTGCCGCTATAGTCGAAGATGGTGGAACTTACATAAGTAACTACATTATTATGAATCCCGTAAAGATAGTCCAAATGTATCCCACTGTACATCTAAATGGTGAGAATTCCACAGCAATAATGAGTAGTGTAATGGTGGCCATGGAAGATTCAATAATTGATACTGGAAGCCGTGTTATAATCAAAGGAAAAGGTTCCAGTGCCGAAATACTTTCTAGAGCTATCAGCAAGGGTGGCACTATTTACTCTAGGGGGGACATAATTGGAGAATCTCCTGATGCAAAGGGCCACCTAGAGTGCATGGGTATGATGTTATCCGAACAAGGGAGTATAATTGCAATTCCTGAATTAGAAGCAAAACATCCAAATGTGGACTTAAGTCATGAAGCAGCAATTGGAAAAATAGCTGAAGAAGAAATATTTTATTTAATGTCAAGAGGATTTACTCGCGATGAAGCAACAGCAGCTATTGTTCGAGGTTTCTTGGATATTGAAATCAAAGGATTGCCAATTGCTTTAAAGAAAAAAATTGATGAAGCAATAAATCTTGTTGAGAATGAATTAATTTAA
- the trkA gene encoding Trk system potassium transporter TrkA: MYVIVVGGGLTGFNIAKLLVEEGIGVVVIEKDLVRCQEISKKIDALVIQGNGSNPKVLVEAGAKDADLLVAVTNSSEVNLISCITGKNLGARKTVAKIAIEYNFTEDIDLTKVGVDYSFSPGTIIAYDVERILELPSALAIQALAEGKVTMAEFLVKSDSKYIGRALKEKIFPDETIIGAVLKDEDTIIPTGDYTFEEGDKTFILGKPKLVEKVIERCSDCQRIRKVMIVGASNTAVQLAKMLERSMSVKLIDSDAKRCEEISKILQKTLVIKGDIMDLSLLKDEGIGDVDAFISLTKYDQLNLFSCLIGKYLGASKTIARVENIELIKFFEDMGVDIALSPKISTAEHVMRFIRMGGLKSLIILPTGEAEIIELSPTNSAKILGKPLRDINLPEEILFLIIVRGDKLIIPRGDDIIQIDDKVIISAKVEKIKKVKELFGQY; this comes from the coding sequence ATGTATGTAATAGTCGTAGGTGGTGGCCTTACTGGTTTCAATATTGCAAAGCTTCTTGTTGAAGAAGGTATTGGCGTCGTTGTTATAGAAAAGGATCTTGTAAGGTGTCAAGAAATTTCAAAAAAGATAGACGCTCTTGTTATACAAGGCAACGGCTCAAATCCTAAAGTTCTTGTTGAAGCTGGCGCAAAAGATGCTGATCTTTTGGTAGCAGTTACTAATTCTTCTGAAGTTAATTTAATATCATGCATAACGGGAAAAAATCTTGGAGCTAGAAAAACAGTTGCAAAGATTGCAATCGAATATAATTTCACAGAAGATATTGATCTGACTAAAGTCGGAGTAGACTATTCCTTCTCACCAGGTACCATTATCGCTTATGATGTTGAAAGAATTCTAGAACTTCCAAGTGCTCTTGCAATTCAGGCTTTAGCTGAAGGAAAAGTAACAATGGCAGAATTCTTAGTCAAAAGTGACTCTAAATACATAGGTAGGGCCTTAAAAGAAAAAATATTTCCAGATGAAACAATAATAGGTGCCGTTCTTAAAGATGAAGATACGATAATACCTACAGGAGATTATACTTTTGAAGAAGGTGACAAAACTTTCATTTTGGGTAAACCAAAACTAGTTGAGAAAGTTATAGAAAGATGTAGTGACTGCCAAAGAATCAGAAAAGTAATGATAGTTGGTGCAAGTAATACTGCCGTTCAACTTGCAAAAATGCTTGAAAGAAGTATGTCAGTGAAACTTATTGATAGTGATGCAAAAAGATGTGAAGAAATATCCAAAATCTTGCAGAAAACTTTAGTGATAAAGGGGGACATAATGGATCTTTCCCTATTGAAAGATGAAGGAATTGGAGATGTAGATGCTTTCATTTCATTAACTAAATATGACCAATTAAATTTATTTTCATGCTTGATAGGCAAATATTTGGGAGCTTCAAAAACAATTGCAAGAGTTGAAAATATTGAATTGATTAAATTCTTTGAGGATATGGGAGTTGATATAGCCTTAAGCCCAAAAATATCTACAGCCGAACACGTTATGAGATTTATTAGAATGGGCGGCCTTAAATCACTTATAATACTTCCAACTGGTGAAGCTGAAATTATTGAACTATCCCCTACGAACAGCGCCAAAATTCTTGGGAAACCTTTAAGAGATATAAATCTTCCAGAAGAGATCCTATTCTTGATTATCGTAAGGGGTGATAAGCTCATCATACCAAGAGGGGACGATATTATTCAAATAGACGACAAAGTCATAATATCTGCAAAAGTAGAGAAAATTAAAAAGGTAAAGGAATTATTTGGACAATATTAA
- a CDS encoding DNA-binding protein translates to MEYRKFGNKYIIRIDKGEEVVEILKKFCIKNNIKLGTITGLGATNKVTIGLFEAQSKKYFSKELVGNHEIAPLYGNITTMNGEVYLHLHVNLGNEEHKSFAGHLNSAFVSATVEVIIDAIEGEVERKFSDEIGLNLLKFI, encoded by the coding sequence ATGGAATACAGGAAATTTGGCAACAAATATATAATTAGAATCGATAAAGGAGAAGAAGTAGTAGAAATCCTAAAGAAATTTTGTATCAAGAATAATATCAAACTAGGAACAATAACTGGACTTGGAGCTACAAACAAAGTTACAATTGGACTTTTTGAAGCCCAATCAAAAAAGTATTTTTCTAAAGAATTAGTTGGAAATCATGAAATTGCCCCACTTTATGGGAACATTACAACTATGAACGGAGAAGTCTATTTACACCTTCACGTAAATCTTGGAAATGAAGAGCATAAGTCATTTGCAGGACATTTAAATTCAGCATTTGTTAGCGCAACAGTTGAAGTTATAATTGACGCAATTGAAGGGGAAGTTGAAAGAAAGTTTAGTGATGAGATAGGTTTAAATCTTTTGAAGTTCATCTGA